The following nucleotide sequence is from Lytechinus variegatus isolate NC3 chromosome 12, Lvar_3.0, whole genome shotgun sequence.
CtgattcctttttccttttctctttcttccctttctctttcttcccatctCTAACACATATGTTTGTGGGTCTTTCTACATTTTATATTCACATTCTTTATCCTCTCTCACCCTCTCACTCTCTTTCACAATGTGTGTCTTTCTACCTTTTGTTCTGTCTATATGTTTATATGTTACACATTATTTatcttcttcctctcttttcaTCCCCCAGGTGAAGGTAGTGATCCTCGGTCAAGATCCATACCATGGACCTGGTCAAGCACATGGTGAGTGGTAACAGTAGTCAAGCCCTTCAACCATCCCTATGAATTAAACATTTAGAAAGTATGTCCTAGGAAACCAGTTAAATTTTCAGCTATAGGTCACAGAGCTCATTCGATGTATATGTAAATATCCacatatcattatcaacatttcTTTCATGTATTCATATGGGAGTGACAGTGATGTCAATGGTCAATGTGGTCATACATTGAGTAGATTGGATGATTttaagttcagtgttgaccttttggtgttgggtcaatttttacatgattataacaccaaacataaaaagaagatggtcccgaaaagtcacttactagttgttgagatggcaatgatgtgatctggatcagttttacaaactctgaataaattTTGGAGCAATCCAGatttcaacaccaaggccaacaccggacttgaaatcacccattgttcTTGCAGTGGAGAACCATAAAGGGACCACTTTCAAAGTTAACCTCATGTATGATCTTATTTAAGAGTTTTACAAGTTGAAAAGGGTGACAGAGATCATTATACACCAGAAAatattgctgatgtggtttacggtacaccatgtggagtgttatagaaacattggatagaagaagagaagaagtggataggggagaaagtggagatttgagagtagagaaTTCTTTCTTGgaagtagtcctgaaaaggactgtaaaccagaagaaatgttgagtgagaacagcttgaatagtagagctgatgaggagatgctggcttgagtcggcgaataaagatgatgagtagtagagagagactcaacgtttcggacaggttgactgtcctgaagacggacagtcaacctgcctaTCCACTTCTcatctatccactgtttctataacactccacatggtgtactgtaagccacatcagcaattgtacatgccaccatgcaaaccttcaaacaacaccAGAAAGTATGTATACCTATAACTAAAGAACTAGTATAGGGTTTGACTTCAAACATGACTCACATGTGAGTAtaatctcattagattttaggGTCACGAGGTAAAAGGTTGCAAAGGTCATTATAAACATTTGGATTCCTCATTCTTGTTATAAAACGAtttgtcatttcaaaacttggctcatgtacaatgtatgtttaGGCAAGTGAGGATTTGCGTGAGGTaacaaggtcagaggtcatagTTGTTTTTACGTACTTGTTActgaaaatatgctgttctCACTAGATCCATTTCAAATTTGACTTGATTTTCGGGttcaaatttattatatttcagAATGTTAGAAAATGTGTGTGATTttttaggaaaaataaaaaaaagatgaaataggCATAGGACATTTGTCATGCTTGAAATGGTTAAATGTAATTTGCAATCATTTTCAGTTGTGACTTTTGATAACCTAAGATTTGTTCCAAGACAAGACAATAATAAGAACTGGAAATCGATTCGAAAATGCAGCCCCACTAGCATTACCAATTAATGCTGGCGAAAAACAGCCAGcataaatagataataaaaaGACCAGTATACAGTGAAAAGGTTAGGCATGTTGTACATGGCTATATGATGATGTTATGAATGATCTTTGTTACATGTGTCACTGTATACTGGCCTTGTTCGCTCGACTGCTCACACTCAAGGCAGAGGTGAAACCACCTTATATACCTGTCTTGAGTAAGTTGATATTTGTTAGAGTTAGTAGACTTTCAACACGTCTGGTGGGAGCACCAGCAGGCTATGAATATTCAACCTGGATGTACCCAATGAACTGTCTGTTTATTATTTAGGTTTACAATGCATATTCAaacaatgttcttttttttcttgaccaCAAGAAGGCTTTCCCAGTCTGGTAACCAATAATGTATGCTAATTTCAAgtatagagaaagaaaaaataagaattcaTGAATGTAGCTCAGTATGCCAGCCATTCCTAGTGGATCTTTTATTATTGTTGACACCTCACTCATTGTGCTCTATTATCTTCCAGTTGCTAGGTCATGTACAACAATGGTGTATTCTTGCACCTGGCCAATGTTATTGGAGTGGAGCATTTGAATGTTTTTCAAACTAGTAGGCTGAATAAgaactaaatttttttttcgaactTCTGAAAAGAAATAAACTTGAGGTTGTTCTCGACAACCTGATAGCTTACTGCAGTGCATTTTGAAagcttattttgtatttcttttaattcttgttTTCTAGAATGAATGCCATATGAAAGAGCAATAATATAGCAAAAATGATTCTGATTCGAATGGgacatttttgtttattaatcaTCAGGGTTGCTTCTCATCATGCAttgtaataaaaatcaaaacatcCAGTTAGGTCTGATGAGCATTGTTAATTTGTCTccaatgtttgttttgttttaggtTTATGCTTCAGTGTGCAAAAAGGAGTGAAACCACCCCCAAGGTAGGTTctgtgattttccgtttcaaaaaaccTTTTTATGCCCCCGCAAATGAGGTctggagggggcattaagcatTGCCCCTGTCCGTCCATCCGTCCCCCCACTTGGTTTCCGCGCAATAActcgaaaaatatttaatggagtttaaaaaaaattggtgtttAGGTAGTGACCCTATAGTTTGAAACTGGAGTCCACAAgtcacagctcattatataTGTGAGTTGGTTTCTGCATGATAACTTGGAAATATTCACcagatattaaaaatgtttggcGCCATGATACTAAAATACagagaaaaaattaataatttattttccggTGCTATTTTTGAGCTCACTAGCCCAAATAGCCTAATttgtgttaaagtttacattggaccctatatgaatttcaggggctccatttCAGTTTTCATGGGCTCTTTAGggcatttcgggggcaaaatcgcccgaGCCCCTGTGTATTTTTTCCCTGCTAAAATAGCTACAGGCTAAGTTTGAAATTGGAGCCCACAGGTGAAGTAAGTCAAAGTGAGGGATTATCCACATCAAATGACCGACTGTCATATCTTCTGTCAGAGATTATTATGGAAAGGGCGAGTCTTTAGGTCAAAGGTCTGaatttgttcattatatatatgcatattggtttctgcatgattttaagttcaatcatattgaatgaatttctgatcgcATTAAGGGGGGGGCATCTTTGTCCTTTGGACACATCAAATTtctagggtttttttttcagtttctaaAAATGTAATTCATTTTAAACTTGATCTAAAATGGAATTTCCGAATGTAGTGCTACTTGGTGGAATGCCTGTTGGTCCCACCCCACATGGTATGTTCCCATTGTAATATTTGTCTAATGAGTCATATCAGACATTTTTCTCTCCATTATCTGACATTCTttatgtacgttataattgatGAAACAGACATAAGATATGAGATTTTCATTGTTTATCTTATTGCATTTTCCTTTGGATATTTGCAATAACTATTTCTAAATCCTAGTtgagtaactttttttttcttgatctaTAGTCTTGAGAACATGTACAAGTGTCTGAAGAAGGACATAGATGGCTTTGAACATCCTGGTCATGGTCACCTCATCGGCTGGTCTAAACAAGGTGCACAGTCatgtttttctgttttgttaGCATAGTCAATTTGTTTTATGATACAGGCGTACAAGTTGAGCCCTCATTGTGACATCAAATTAGTACTGTAAACCAGACTGCCATCAAAATTGTTCTCGGATATGGTCATtacgacctttgacctgaaaGTGCCAAAAAGCATGCCACGGGCTGTCCAAAGGGCCCAAATGTCAGATCATGTACACCCAGTTTAAGACAAAAGAAATCCTAAAATTTTAATCTATCCGAAGATGACATTTTTGGGAGAGTGTTTGTACAGGgtgaatgagaagaaaaaaaatcatgatttaggtagcaaatatgttgaaatatgtgttccatttttgtctcacctgcgaagcagagtgagactataggcgccgcttttccgacggcggcggcgtcaacatcaaatcttaacctgaggttaagtttttgaaatgacatcataacttagaaagtatatggacctagttcatgaaacttggccataaggttaatcaagtattactgaacatcctattaaagtttcatgtcacatgaccaaggtcaaaggtcatttagggtcaatgaacttagaccatgttggaggaatcaacattgaaatcttaacctgaggttaagtttttgaaatgtcatcataacttagaaaatatatggacctagttcatgaaacttggacataaggttaatcaagtatcactgaacatcctgcatgagtttcacatcacatgaccaaggtcaaaggtcatttagggtcaatgaactttggccgaattggggatatctgttgaattcccatcataactttgaaagtttatggatctgattcatgaaacttggacataatagtaatcaagcatcactgaatatttagtctagttcattaaacttggacatatgagtaatcaaatatcactgaacatcctgtgcgcgtttcaggtcacatgaccaaggtcaaaggtcaatgaactttggccgaattgggtgtatctgttgaattaccatcaaaactttgaaagtttatggatctgattcatgaaacttgtacataagagtaatcaagtatcactgaacatcctgtgcgagtttcaggtcacatgatcaaggtcaaaggtcatgtaaggtcaatgaactttggccatgttggggttttgtgttgaataaccatcatatctctgtaagtttattggtctcgttcataaaaattggacataatagtaaccatgtatcactgaacatcttgtgcgagttagagtagtattcaaagtcagcactgctgctatattgaaccgtgtgatgcaggtgagacggccagaggcattccacttgttgataTAATACAGGTGTGATAATCTTAGCATTCTGTGGTGGTACTCCCTTTAGTAAGAGCTATGTACTTTAGGACAAAGTGAATACATTTCTTTCAACAGCATTTTATAGTAGCAAACCTGTCAATGTGACTTTTATTTTGGCCCATAGGGGTGACCCAAAAAAGGTTTCTAAACAAAATCTTGGCAAAAATTCTTCCCTACAGGTCCACGTTCCTGTTGCATGGTTACTTCTATGACATCAaagctcaacagccaatcataatcaaaagGATTAAAAGAAGTTACCattgaatggcaaagttactataataacttttatgcaatgggctcCAGGTCACATTGGCCATTCTTGAGCAAATTGTCACAGTGATGTTCATAATCATGCTTGAATGATTTACAAATTTTATGTGTGTAATGTGCTATTTAGGAATTTTTTTTGTCGATGAgacaatattatatttttctttattcaggAGTACTACTCTTGAATGCCGTCTTGACCGTACGAGCCAACAACCCAAACTCGCACAAGGACAAAGGCTGGGAGAAATTCACAACAGCAGTGATAGCATGGCTCAACTCAAACCTCAACGATGTTGTCTTCATGCTGTGGGGATCCTATGCGCAGAAGAAAGGGAGCATTATTAACTCGGTGAGGAACTAAACTTGCAAAATATCCTCCATAAAACATACCTGCCAACCTTTGATAATTAAAATATCAGTATCACAGCTACGAGGGCGCCGAGCGGGTGTCCGGCCCGCTTCAACGGGAGGGACTCTTTGCATTTTATTAACTCGGTGAGTAGCAGCAGGGGGAGTGGAACTAAACTTGCAAAATATCCTCCATGAAATATTATCACTGCAACTGAAATATGATCAGCATATGTATCCCTTTAGCTATTATGCCCCTCCTCTTACAAGAATCCCCAAGTTATATTGAATTCAAATCTGCCACAAAATCTTGTAGCTCAAGTTTAGggcttatcttttttttttaatgattactCAGTACACATAGTCATCTGTGAAGGCCTTTCATTTGGCCAAGAGGCTATAGCTCGGTTGACACCTGCATGCATTGTGGTTCCTGCATACTTTGTGCATGGGCATGCACTCATGCGGGCCAATGCGCGAACTATGCGTGCCAGCTTGGGGAAAGGTGCGTGCCAAAATTTTCTACATGTTGAAAATGTTGGCACGCCTTACACATTGTGAACTGTTCGTGAACTTTGCGCAACCTATGCATACTACTACGTGGCATCGAAACAGAAATTTTGTGGCGCAAAGAATAGTAGGCACACCCCCGAGGTATTGGTACGCAGTTCAAGACAGGGTCGCGCATAGGCCATGCATACTTCACGCAGAGTTCGCGAATAACATGCGCAAAATTGTGAGTGCAGACCATGTGACCAGTGTAAGTCCTAGTCAACAAACGTAGAGGGTGTCAACACCAGAAcattgaatatttaaatttgcGCTAGATACATCACAGAATAGGGTGTCGAGAATATTTGCTTAAAGCATGTCGGGACAGTGCGCGAACTGATCTAGCCAAGTTGTGTCATAAAGTGTCCCGTACTGGCGCGTACCGCAATCATCGGGGCATTAGTTTTGTTTCTAGTTTCTTACATATTTTGGTTTTATGAAGGAGTCTGTTTCAGAATTCAATAGACCTTGATGCTGCAGATCATCAACGCATGCAAGAAAAGTCTTCAGCCTGTAAGATGATGCGATAATATCAAAGCATAAGGCCTATTCTTaatgagaaaatatttcagaaggctactgatgtaaaataagcaGTGTTTCGAAGCAATtgatattagttttttttttcctttaattttgaaCACAAAAATCTTATAGCTGAGACCCATGttcaatttcataaattttggtAGCAAAAGATCAATCATATTATTCGGCCCCACAATCAATAGCCAAGCTTTATACAATGGGGCCAGAATAATATATGTGAACAAAACTCACCCCAAGTTCGACCTTCCTTTCCTAGCGATTTAGTTAATTCTTATTGTAAATCAAGTTGCATTTCTAATTGTATTCTCAATTAGTTTTAAAAGTGTACTGTAAATTGTGACcatataaactttaaaattcacttTGACCGTTTACTTAATCTGCCCCTCCACAGAAGCGTCACCATGTGTTGAAGGCGGTCCATCCGTCTCCTCTCTCAGCCCATCGAGGGTTCTTCGACTGTCAGCACTTCTCCAGGACAAATGAACTCTTAAAGAAAGCTGGCAAGAAACCGATCGACTGGTCAAGGTTCTCAGACGAGAATGTGTGATTTTAGAAGGGCAAGAAGCTCATCTGTTCCAGGCTCCCAAATGTGGATACGAGTGAAGAACTTATATTATCCTTTTATAGAGAGAATATATCTGTGTATTCATAAAACCAAGAAAGATTGCTTGCTTGTGGCATAatggaagagaaaaaaacaagtTCTGTCATGGAGAACAGCGATAGCAATGACGCCACAAAAAACTTCCTGCATTTTAACGTTTTGACACCATATCTTGGtggagcatgatgaaaaaattCTGGTAGGCATTTCattggtgatcatttcttgtggtaaatggtatctAGGTCAAATCTACCCCAGTAAAATATTatagtaaaaagagaaaaataataacgtaacactgaaagtttcatcaaaatcggatgtaaaataaaaaaagttatgacaagttttgcttatttttcacataaacTAGACAattgatgtccttcactcactttcttttgttttttattgtttgaattgtacaatatttcacttcttatatatttgacaatagggaccaacttgactgaaccatataaaattaaacaatgcccattccacatgttcagggaggaattattagaatatttcataattcatataaaaaaatacaaaagaaatagtgagtgaatgacgtcatcagtctcttcatttgcataccgaccaggatgtgcatatagctgttttgtgaaattaaacgaaactttaaaatgtcataactttcttattttacatccgatttttttagtgttatgctttgttggattttctctttttattaaaatcaactttttgttggggtggacttgtcctttcaatGGCTTAGCGTGTAAGAAAGCACCACCAGTCGCTCTCATCTTATGAACAACTTTATGGAAATTGGAGGGGGTATATGAATACCTACTTAGCCCTTGAAATCAGTGGCCCATATTTTGATCTCTGGTCTAACTCAAACTGTCTTGGACTAATTCCTAGCTTTCTCATCATTAAGGGCTTTGAGAAAAAGAAGTCTAATCAATATAAACAAGATTTTGAGCTTATCATAATTGTTGTCTCGCTGACTGAGTGATCACTTCAACATTACTTTAAACTTAAGCCTTGGGTAATACCATATGTGTATCTATGACGATGGGGTCAAATGTCAAGTGCATTTGTTTTCGTTCAACATGcactcatttcttcatttttgttttgcataTCCTAATGAACATTATAATGTtgaagatcatattgcatatttatgGACCTTGAAATCAGGTGAGACTCATCACAATGTTTTAGTTTTATAGCATAGAGTTAAAGTGGATTTTAGAATACTGATACTGGCCAGTGTAAATTGTTCCAAATTATAAGATTGACATTGATCTGAATGGGGCCAGGGCCTGTTGCGTTTTTTACAGGGAAAATTTAAACCAAAATTACGAGCATGAAGctcttttgcaatattttttctgatgaGGAAATTCTGGtagtctattttttttctgaaatgggTTTGCTTTGTGGTTTGGACGACCGTTAGCAATATGAATTAAAGGGTTTTTCTATGTATTCAGCTTTTAATGCTTTCTGTAGTATTGCatctttttacatgtatataggctaGTTGAAAcacacatttttatcattaaaaaaaaatgagggatgTACAAAGAAGTTGACAGCAGCAATCTAAGGTCGAGATATTTGTCTTATTTGGACAGATTTTGAAGAAGATATACAATTTACGAGGTTTGGAATGTAGATAACGAGTCACAGAGCAAGTTATGGCATGAATGTCTCTGGGGACAGCAATATCATTGTGTGGTAACATGTTGTAAATCTTTGTCTACAAGGCTTTACTCTTTAAGTGTAAGATATTGTAACCGGTCTAAGCAGCCAATCTAGAATAAGACTGATGTCGTAAACAATAACTAGTCATGTTTTTAATTGAAGGACGAATTTGTCAATGTATGTGATCAGTTTGTAATAGTTTCTCACCCATTTTACCAAAACGTGATATTTGCAGTACCATTATTTTGATATGCTTTGTGTGAGGCCGC
It contains:
- the LOC121425571 gene encoding uracil-DNA glycosylase-like, which produces MIGQSKISAFFSPKQVKRPLSSVENTQSPSPKKAKDANNGKPSGLSPEQKQRMEEKKKEALEKLKMKKTEISPINGVKNGPDNIGASWAKALSSEFSKPYFIKLQEFVAAERRSHTIYPPAHQVFSWTQACNIKDVKVVILGQDPYHGPGQAHGLCFSVQKGVKPPPSLENMYKCLKKDIDGFEHPGHGHLIGWSKQGVLLLNAVLTVRANNPNSHKDKGWEKFTTAVIAWLNSNLNDVVFMLWGSYAQKKGSIINSKRHHVLKAVHPSPLSAHRGFFDCQHFSRTNELLKKAGKKPIDWSRFSDENV